A region of Caldalkalibacillus uzonensis DNA encodes the following proteins:
- a CDS encoding class I SAM-dependent methyltransferase, producing the protein MTEHYYSQNPEVGHRLELIEVTLKGQPLKLYTDQGVFSKKRVDFGTRLLIETAKLPWEGTIVDVGCGYGPIGLAVAKESARRQVVMVDINRRAVELAQKNARLNDIHNVKVIESNLLEAVKGKPFDAVLTNPPIRAGKAVVFRLFEQSYDVLKEPGGVLWVVIQKKQGAPSAVKKLENLFGQVEEVEKKKGYRIIKAIKS; encoded by the coding sequence ATGACCGAACATTACTATTCCCAGAACCCTGAAGTGGGGCATCGCTTGGAATTGATAGAAGTGACGCTGAAGGGGCAACCGTTAAAACTGTATACTGACCAGGGTGTGTTTTCCAAAAAACGGGTTGATTTCGGGACCCGTCTGTTAATTGAAACAGCTAAACTGCCCTGGGAGGGAACCATCGTGGATGTGGGTTGCGGCTATGGCCCTATTGGCCTGGCGGTGGCCAAGGAATCGGCCCGGCGCCAGGTGGTGATGGTGGATATTAATCGCCGGGCTGTAGAACTTGCACAAAAAAATGCCCGGTTGAATGATATTCACAATGTCAAAGTGATAGAGAGCAACCTTTTAGAAGCGGTCAAAGGAAAGCCGTTTGATGCTGTCCTGACCAACCCTCCCATCCGTGCTGGAAAAGCGGTGGTGTTCCGTCTGTTTGAACAAAGCTATGACGTACTGAAAGAGCCTGGTGGCGTATTATGGGTTGTCATTCAGAAGAAGCAAGGTGCGCCTTCTGCGGTTAAAAAGCTGGAAAACCTCTTTGGGCAAGTGGAGGAAGTAGAGAAGAAGAAAGGGTATCGCATTATAAAAGCCATCAAATCATGA
- the rpoB gene encoding DNA-directed RNA polymerase subunit beta, with the protein MAQLVQYGRYRQRRSYARIKEVLDLPNLIEVQQASYQWFLDEGLKELFEEISPIEDFAGNLVLEFIDYSLGEPKYSVDESKERDVTYAAPLRVKVRLINKETGEVKEQDVFMGDFPLMTDTGTFIINGAERVIVSQLVRSPSVYYSEKVDKNGKVGYTATVIPNRGAWLELETDAKDVIYVRIDRTRKLPVTVLLRALGFGSDHEIINLLGEDPYLRQTLEKDNTDSTEKALIEIYERLRPGEPPTVENAKSLLESRFFDPKRYDLASVGRYKINKKLHIKNRLFNQRLAETLVDAETGEIIAEAGQLIDRRTLDKIMPYLEKGAGLRKYKPYGGVIEDEINVQTIDVFSPREDESGEIVRIIANGQVDKKVKHITPADIIASVSYFINLLHGIGNTDDIDHLGNRRLRSVGELLQNQFRIGLARMERVVRERMSIQDVNAITPQALINIRPVIAAVKEFFGSSQLSQFMDQTNPLAELTHKRRLSALGPGGLTRERAGFEVRDVHHSHYGRMCPIETPEGPNIGLINSLSTYARINEYGFIETPYRKVDPETHRVTNHIEYLTADEEDNYVIAQANAPLDEEGNFKSDEIVARYKEEILTVSKDRVDYMDVSPKQVVSVAAACIPFLENDDSNRALMGANMQRQAVPLLTPRAPIVGTGMEYKAAKDSGAAVVAKYPGIVERVTAREIWVRRVEEVNGKETKGQLDKYKLLKFMRSNQGTCYNQRPIVKEGDRIEKGDIIADGPSMEKGELALGQNVLVGFMTWEGYNFEDAVILSERLVKDDVYTSIHIEEYESEARDTKLGPEEITRDIPNVGEDALKNLDERGIVRIGAEIKDGDILVGKVTPKGVTELTAEERLLHAIFGEKAREVRDTSLRVPHGGSGIVLDVKVFTRENGDELPPGVNQLVRVYIAQKRKISEGDKMAGRHGNKGVIARILPVEDMPYMPDGTPLDVMLNPLGVPSRMNIGQVLELHLGMAGRLLGEHMASPVFDGATEEDVWQTLEEAGMDKDGKTVLYDGRTGEPFDNRVSVGVMYMIKLAHMVDDKIHARSTGPYSLVTQQPLGGKAQFGGQRFGEMEVWALEAYGAAYTLQEILTVKSDDVIGRVKTYEAVVKGENVPEPGVPESFKVLIKELQSLGMDVKILSSDQQEISMLEFDEDEDQGEGNQAGAEAQEAK; encoded by the coding sequence ATGGCTCAGCTTGTTCAATACGGACGCTACCGCCAAAGAAGAAGTTATGCGCGCATTAAGGAGGTACTGGATCTTCCCAACCTGATTGAAGTTCAGCAAGCCTCTTACCAATGGTTTCTGGACGAAGGTTTAAAAGAATTGTTCGAAGAAATATCCCCCATTGAAGACTTTGCAGGCAATCTTGTCTTAGAGTTTATTGATTATAGCTTAGGAGAGCCCAAATACTCGGTTGATGAGTCTAAAGAACGCGATGTGACTTACGCCGCACCCTTGCGCGTCAAGGTGCGCTTGATTAATAAAGAGACAGGTGAGGTTAAAGAGCAAGACGTGTTTATGGGCGACTTCCCGCTCATGACTGACACCGGCACATTTATTATCAACGGTGCCGAGCGTGTCATTGTCAGCCAGCTCGTACGCTCCCCCAGTGTCTATTATAGTGAGAAAGTGGATAAGAACGGTAAAGTAGGTTACACAGCCACCGTGATCCCCAACCGCGGAGCGTGGCTTGAGTTAGAGACTGATGCCAAAGATGTGATCTATGTCCGCATTGATAGAACACGCAAGCTCCCGGTTACTGTCCTGCTCCGTGCCCTCGGCTTTGGCAGCGATCACGAGATTATTAATCTTTTAGGAGAAGACCCGTATCTGCGTCAGACCTTGGAGAAGGATAATACCGATTCCACCGAAAAGGCGCTGATTGAAATCTATGAGCGCCTGCGCCCAGGCGAACCGCCGACAGTGGAAAATGCCAAAAGTTTGCTGGAATCCCGTTTCTTTGATCCCAAGCGCTATGATTTAGCCAGTGTGGGACGCTATAAAATCAACAAGAAACTGCATATCAAGAACCGGTTGTTTAACCAGCGCTTGGCAGAAACCTTGGTGGATGCCGAAACAGGGGAAATCATTGCCGAAGCTGGCCAACTGATTGACCGGCGCACATTGGATAAGATCATGCCCTATTTGGAAAAGGGGGCTGGATTGCGTAAATATAAGCCTTACGGCGGCGTCATCGAAGATGAGATCAATGTGCAAACCATCGATGTGTTTTCCCCCCGGGAAGATGAAAGTGGCGAAATCGTGCGCATCATTGCCAACGGCCAAGTAGATAAAAAAGTAAAGCATATTACACCTGCGGATATTATTGCTTCCGTTAGCTATTTCATCAACTTGCTGCACGGGATCGGTAACACTGATGATATTGACCACTTGGGCAACCGTCGTTTGCGTTCAGTTGGCGAGCTGTTACAAAATCAGTTCCGCATTGGATTAGCCCGTATGGAACGGGTTGTTCGCGAACGGATGTCCATTCAGGATGTGAATGCAATCACGCCGCAGGCGTTGATCAATATCAGACCGGTGATTGCTGCTGTCAAAGAATTTTTTGGCAGCTCCCAGTTATCCCAGTTTATGGATCAAACCAACCCGTTGGCTGAGTTAACCCACAAACGTCGTTTGTCTGCCCTCGGACCCGGTGGTTTAACCAGGGAACGGGCAGGATTTGAGGTGCGCGACGTTCACCACTCCCACTATGGGCGGATGTGTCCCATTGAGACGCCTGAAGGACCGAACATTGGTTTGATCAACTCTTTGTCTACCTACGCTCGCATCAATGAGTATGGTTTTATTGAGACGCCCTACCGTAAAGTGGACCCTGAAACCCATCGGGTTACCAATCATATAGAGTATCTGACAGCGGACGAAGAAGACAACTATGTGATTGCCCAAGCCAACGCCCCTCTTGACGAGGAAGGGAACTTTAAGTCAGATGAGATTGTGGCCCGTTATAAAGAGGAAATATTAACCGTATCCAAGGACCGCGTAGACTATATGGACGTCTCACCCAAACAAGTGGTCTCTGTTGCTGCGGCTTGTATTCCTTTCCTGGAGAATGATGACTCTAACCGGGCTTTAATGGGTGCTAACATGCAGCGGCAAGCTGTACCGCTATTAACGCCCCGCGCTCCTATTGTGGGCACCGGCATGGAGTACAAGGCGGCGAAAGATTCAGGTGCTGCTGTGGTTGCTAAATACCCCGGTATTGTGGAACGGGTCACCGCCAGGGAGATCTGGGTCCGCCGTGTGGAAGAGGTAAACGGTAAGGAAACAAAGGGCCAACTGGATAAATACAAGCTGCTAAAATTTATGCGTTCCAACCAAGGCACGTGCTATAACCAGCGCCCCATTGTCAAGGAAGGCGACCGGATTGAAAAAGGGGATATCATTGCCGACGGCCCTTCCATGGAAAAGGGCGAACTGGCCTTGGGACAGAATGTGCTGGTTGGCTTTATGACTTGGGAAGGGTACAACTTTGAGGATGCCGTTATTTTAAGTGAGCGCCTGGTTAAGGATGACGTGTACACCTCCATTCACATTGAAGAATATGAGTCGGAAGCCCGGGATACTAAGCTGGGTCCGGAAGAGATTACCCGCGACATTCCTAATGTGGGTGAAGATGCTTTGAAGAACCTGGATGAGCGCGGCATTGTGCGCATCGGTGCTGAAATCAAGGATGGGGATATCCTTGTGGGCAAAGTGACGCCCAAAGGGGTCACCGAGCTGACCGCTGAGGAGCGCCTGTTGCATGCCATCTTTGGCGAAAAAGCCCGGGAAGTGCGCGACACCTCCCTGCGCGTACCTCACGGGGGTTCAGGCATCGTGCTCGATGTGAAGGTGTTTACCCGTGAAAATGGCGATGAGCTGCCTCCAGGCGTTAATCAGCTGGTTCGTGTCTACATTGCCCAAAAACGGAAAATTTCCGAAGGGGACAAAATGGCAGGGCGGCATGGTAACAAAGGTGTTATCGCCCGTATCTTGCCTGTGGAGGATATGCCCTATATGCCTGACGGTACACCTCTTGATGTGATGCTTAACCCATTAGGGGTCCCCTCCCGGATGAATATTGGGCAGGTCCTTGAGCTGCACCTTGGCATGGCCGGACGCTTGCTCGGGGAACACATGGCCAGTCCGGTCTTTGACGGGGCCACCGAGGAAGATGTATGGCAAACACTGGAAGAAGCGGGGATGGACAAAGATGGCAAGACTGTGCTGTATGACGGAAGGACAGGGGAGCCATTTGACAACCGCGTTTCTGTCGGTGTGATGTATATGATTAAACTGGCTCATATGGTGGATGACAAAATTCACGCCCGTTCAACCGGCCCCTATTCGCTGGTCACTCAGCAGCCCCTGGGTGGTAAAGCACAGTTTGGCGGCCAGCGCTTCGGAGAGATGGAGGTATGGGCGCTTGAAGCTTATGGTGCGGCTTACACCTTGCAAGAAATCTTAACCGTCAAGTCGGATGATGTGATTGGCCGTGTCAAAACCTATGAAGCCGTCGTCAAAGGGGAGAATGTACCTGAGCCTGGGGTCCCTGAGTCATTTAAGGTTTTAATCAAAGAGTTACAAAGCCTGGGCATGGATGTGAAGATTCTTTCCTCTGACCAGCAGGAGATCAGCATGCTGGAATTTGATGAGGATGAAGACCAAGGGGAAGGCAATCAGGCCGGCGCTGAAGCCCAAGAAGCGAAATAA
- the rpoC gene encoding DNA-directed RNA polymerase subunit beta', with product MIDVNNFEYMQIGLASPDKIRSWSYGEVKKPETINYRTLKPEKEGLFCEKIFGPTKDWECHCGKYKRVRYKGVVCDRCGVEVTRSKVRRERMGHIELAAPVSHIWYFKGIPSRMGLTLDMSPRALEEVIYFASYVVIDPGETPLEKKQLLSEKEYRSYREKYGQAFKAGMGAEAIKELLLDLDLNKEVEMLKEELKTAQGQRRNRAIKRLEVLEAFRHSNNDPSWMILDVLPVIPPELRPMVQLDGGRFATSDLNDLYRRVINRNNRLKRLLDLGAPEIIVQNEKRMLQEAVDALIDNGRRGRPVTGPGNRPLKSLSHMLKGKQGRFRQNLLGKRVDYSGRSVIVVGPQLKMYQCGLPKEMALELFKPFVMKELVRREIAHNIKSAKRKVERVNPEVWDVLEDVIKEHPVLLNRAPTLHRLGIQAFEPILVEGRAIKLHPLVCTAYNADFDGDQMAVHVPLSAEAQAEARILMLAAQNILNPKDGKPVVTPSQDMVLGNYYISMERAGAIGEGSIFYSPAEAISAYHNGYVHLHTRIAIKASSLNKAAFTEKQKDALLITTVGKIIFNEIMPESFPYINEPTKENLQHNTPDKYFIFDKGVNVKEKIAEMPLVPPFKKGFLGDIIAEVFKRFQITETSKMLDRLKDLGFSYSTKAGITIGIADIVVLGEKKEILERAEKEVAVVTKQFRRGLITEEERYDKVISIWSKAKDEIQEKLMKSLDQLNPIFMMADSGARGNASNFTQLAGMRGLMANPSGRIIELPIKSSFREGLTVLEYFISTHGARKGLADTALKTADSGYLTRRLVDVAQDVIVREEDCGTDQGVDVTALQDGREVIESLTERIVGRVAFETVKHPETGEVLVHPNELITEDIAAQIEQAGINKVRIRSVFTCRTKHGVCQKCYGRNLATGNMVEIGEAVGIIAAQSIGEPGTQLTMRTFHTGGVAGDDITQGLPRVQELFEARNPKGQAVISEVDGEVTEIKEVKDRREIVVQGEVEARSYPVPYGSRLKVSVGDKVNAGQDMTEGSVDPKELLKVQGVRGVQTYLLKEVQKVYRMQGVEIGDKHIEVMVRQMLRKVRVIDPGDTDLLPGAFIDIHEYEEANTKMFAQGGRPATARPVLLGITKASLETDSFLSAASFQETTRVLTDAAIKGKRDPLLGLKENVIIGKLIPAGTGMARYRMTKVVHAAQEQTMEGEKIQAPEVDQDEPVAIEK from the coding sequence TTGATCGACGTTAATAATTTTGAGTATATGCAAATTGGATTAGCGTCACCGGATAAAATCCGCTCCTGGTCCTACGGGGAAGTTAAAAAACCGGAAACGATCAACTACCGTACGTTGAAGCCGGAAAAAGAAGGATTGTTTTGTGAGAAGATCTTTGGCCCCACCAAAGATTGGGAGTGTCACTGCGGTAAATACAAGCGCGTCCGTTACAAAGGGGTTGTTTGTGACCGGTGTGGCGTAGAAGTGACGCGCTCCAAGGTACGCCGGGAGAGAATGGGGCATATCGAATTGGCAGCCCCTGTCTCTCATATTTGGTACTTCAAAGGCATTCCGAGCCGCATGGGCTTAACGTTGGATATGAGCCCCCGGGCTTTGGAAGAAGTGATTTACTTTGCTTCTTATGTGGTCATCGATCCCGGTGAAACGCCTCTGGAAAAGAAGCAGCTGCTGTCTGAAAAGGAATATCGCAGCTACCGTGAAAAATACGGTCAAGCTTTTAAAGCGGGAATGGGTGCCGAAGCGATTAAGGAGCTGCTCTTGGATCTTGATCTTAATAAAGAAGTGGAGATGCTGAAGGAAGAACTGAAGACAGCCCAGGGCCAGCGGCGCAACCGTGCCATCAAGCGGTTGGAGGTACTTGAAGCTTTTAGGCATTCCAATAATGATCCGTCGTGGATGATATTGGATGTCTTGCCGGTTATTCCCCCTGAGCTGCGCCCGATGGTCCAGCTGGACGGTGGCCGTTTTGCCACATCCGACCTGAACGATTTGTATCGCCGGGTGATTAACCGTAACAACCGCCTAAAGCGTCTTCTAGATCTTGGGGCTCCGGAAATCATCGTTCAAAATGAAAAGCGGATGTTACAAGAAGCTGTTGATGCTTTGATTGATAACGGCCGCCGCGGCCGCCCCGTAACCGGCCCGGGCAACCGTCCGCTGAAATCGCTCAGTCATATGCTGAAAGGGAAGCAGGGGCGTTTCCGTCAAAACTTGCTCGGGAAACGTGTGGACTACTCCGGCCGTTCCGTTATTGTCGTAGGTCCGCAACTTAAAATGTACCAGTGCGGTTTACCCAAAGAGATGGCCTTGGAGTTGTTTAAGCCCTTTGTCATGAAGGAGCTAGTCCGCCGTGAAATCGCCCATAACATTAAAAGTGCCAAGCGTAAAGTAGAGCGTGTCAATCCTGAGGTGTGGGATGTTCTGGAAGATGTGATTAAAGAGCATCCGGTGCTGTTAAACCGCGCTCCCACCTTGCACCGTCTAGGGATTCAGGCTTTTGAACCGATCTTGGTTGAAGGGCGGGCCATTAAACTGCACCCATTGGTGTGTACGGCCTACAATGCGGACTTTGACGGTGACCAGATGGCCGTTCACGTGCCGTTATCGGCCGAAGCCCAAGCTGAGGCACGCATCTTGATGTTGGCGGCCCAAAACATTTTAAACCCCAAAGACGGCAAACCGGTTGTGACACCGTCACAGGATATGGTGCTGGGCAACTATTACATCAGCATGGAAAGAGCGGGGGCGATCGGAGAAGGAAGCATTTTCTACAGCCCTGCAGAAGCCATCTCAGCTTACCACAACGGTTACGTTCACCTGCATACCCGCATCGCCATTAAAGCCAGCTCTTTGAACAAAGCGGCTTTTACTGAGAAACAGAAAGATGCGTTATTGATTACGACCGTGGGCAAAATTATCTTTAATGAGATCATGCCTGAATCGTTCCCGTACATTAATGAACCGACCAAAGAAAACTTGCAGCACAACACCCCTGATAAATACTTCATTTTTGACAAAGGTGTCAATGTCAAAGAAAAGATTGCTGAAATGCCGCTTGTGCCCCCGTTTAAGAAAGGATTTTTGGGGGATATCATTGCTGAGGTGTTCAAGCGCTTCCAGATTACCGAAACATCCAAAATGCTGGACCGCTTGAAAGATTTGGGATTCTCTTACTCCACCAAGGCCGGTATTACCATTGGTATCGCCGATATTGTGGTTTTGGGCGAAAAGAAAGAGATCTTGGAACGGGCCGAAAAAGAAGTGGCAGTCGTGACCAAGCAGTTCCGCCGCGGTCTCATTACCGAAGAAGAGCGGTATGACAAAGTGATCTCCATCTGGAGCAAGGCCAAGGATGAGATCCAGGAGAAACTGATGAAGTCACTGGATCAGCTGAACCCGATCTTTATGATGGCTGACTCTGGCGCCCGTGGTAACGCCTCTAACTTTACCCAGCTGGCCGGTATGCGCGGTTTGATGGCCAACCCGTCGGGACGGATTATTGAATTGCCTATCAAGTCCAGCTTCCGGGAAGGCTTAACGGTGTTGGAGTACTTTATCTCCACTCACGGGGCGCGTAAAGGTTTGGCTGATACGGCCTTGAAGACTGCAGATTCCGGTTACCTGACCCGCCGTCTGGTTGACGTGGCTCAAGACGTGATTGTCCGCGAAGAGGATTGCGGTACAGACCAGGGTGTGGACGTCACTGCCTTGCAAGATGGGCGTGAAGTGATTGAATCGCTGACCGAGCGGATTGTGGGCCGTGTGGCTTTCGAGACGGTGAAGCATCCGGAAACCGGTGAAGTGCTGGTCCACCCCAATGAATTAATTACGGAAGATATTGCTGCCCAAATTGAGCAGGCCGGCATCAACAAGGTGCGTATCCGCAGTGTCTTTACCTGCCGTACCAAACACGGTGTCTGTCAGAAGTGTTACGGACGTAATCTGGCCACTGGTAACATGGTGGAAATTGGTGAAGCGGTAGGCATTATTGCCGCCCAATCCATTGGGGAACCAGGTACCCAGTTGACTATGCGCACCTTCCACACCGGTGGTGTTGCAGGTGATGACATCACCCAAGGTTTGCCCCGTGTGCAGGAATTGTTTGAAGCCCGCAACCCGAAAGGGCAAGCGGTTATCTCTGAAGTGGACGGTGAAGTGACGGAGATCAAGGAAGTGAAAGACCGCCGTGAAATTGTCGTCCAAGGGGAAGTGGAAGCCCGCAGTTACCCTGTGCCCTACGGCTCCCGTCTGAAGGTGAGTGTGGGTGACAAAGTGAATGCCGGCCAGGATATGACCGAAGGTTCCGTGGATCCCAAGGAACTGCTTAAAGTCCAAGGAGTACGCGGTGTACAAACCTATCTGTTAAAAGAGGTTCAAAAAGTGTATCGTATGCAAGGGGTTGAAATTGGCGACAAACATATTGAAGTGATGGTTCGTCAGATGCTGCGCAAAGTGCGCGTCATTGACCCCGGCGATACAGATCTCTTGCCCGGCGCGTTTATCGACATCCACGAATATGAGGAAGCCAACACCAAAATGTTTGCCCAAGGCGGCCGTCCGGCGACAGCGCGGCCTGTCTTGCTGGGGATTACCAAAGCTTCCCTTGAAACGGACTCCTTCCTGTCGGCTGCGTCCTTCCAGGAAACCACGCGTGTCTTGACCGATGCAGCCATTAAAGGAAAACGTGATCCACTGTTGGGCCTGAAAGAAAACGTGATTATCGGCAAGCTGATTCCGGCCGGAACAGGAATGGCCCGTTACCGTATGACCAAGGTGGTTCATGCAGCCCAAGAACAAACCATGGAAGGTGAGAAAATTCAAGCACCGGAAGTGGATCAGGATGAACCAGTGGCCATTGAAAAATGA
- a CDS encoding 50S ribosomal protein L7ae-like protein — MSYEKVKQAQKFKVGLKQTLKAVERGEAEEVIIAQDADPHLISRIQTACENHQVPVSYVDSMRKLGKVCGIDVGAASVVIEKA, encoded by the coding sequence ATGTCTTATGAAAAAGTAAAGCAGGCACAAAAATTTAAAGTGGGCTTAAAGCAAACATTAAAAGCGGTTGAGCGGGGAGAAGCAGAAGAGGTGATCATCGCCCAAGATGCTGATCCGCACCTGATTTCTCGCATTCAAACCGCATGCGAAAACCATCAAGTTCCTGTCAGCTATGTTGATTCCATGCGCAAACTTGGCAAAGTATGCGGCATTGATGTCGGTGCCGCCAGCGTCGTCATCGAAAAGGCATAA
- the rpsL gene encoding 30S ribosomal protein S12, producing MPTINQLVRKGRKAKVTKSKSPALQKGYNSFRKEQTNQSSPQKRGVCTRVGTMTPKKPNSALRKYARVRLTNGIEVTAYIPGIGHNLQEHSVVLIRGGRVKDLPGVRYHIVRGALDTAGVQDRKQGRSKYGTKRPKK from the coding sequence ATGCCAACCATCAATCAGCTTGTACGCAAAGGCCGCAAAGCAAAAGTGACCAAGTCCAAATCACCTGCTCTGCAAAAAGGCTATAACAGCTTCCGCAAGGAGCAAACCAATCAAAGTTCTCCTCAAAAACGTGGTGTATGTACACGTGTAGGTACCATGACCCCCAAAAAGCCGAACTCTGCCCTGCGTAAGTATGCACGTGTGCGCTTAACCAACGGCATTGAGGTTACGGCATATATCCCTGGTATCGGCCACAACTTGCAAGAGCACAGCGTGGTGCTGATCCGCGGCGGGCGTGTGAAGGACCTGCCTGGTGTTCGTTACCACATTGTGCGTGGGGCTTTGGATACCGCTGGTGTTCAAGACCGCAAACAAGGTCGCTCCAAATACGGTACGAAGCGGCCCAAGAAATAA